The window CGGTTACTCAACAAGATGTTATTGCGGCTGAGTGCTCAAGTGCGCATGAGTATTTGTGCAAATAGGAGTTCGGTATGGTAAGAAATATGAATACAGAGCCACCAAAGATAAGCCGGCGTGGTCTGTTATGTGGTGCGGTTGGTGCGTCGGCTGTGCTGATAGGTGGCGAGCTGCTAGCGAGTGACGGTAGTGATAAAAATCAGCCGAAGCCATCGGTAGAGACGAATGCTCCGAAGCTTGACCTTGATGGGGCGTATGAGATATATGATGCGGTGTACGGTATGTTCCTGCGATGTATCAGAGAAGTACCTACGACTCCTGTATTTACTGGTCGTGAGCCATTAGCGCTACCACCGCCAGCCTCAGCATCGCGTACTGGTGGGAAGGGGTATGGATTTATGACCGGAGAAGCAGTGGTGAAAAATGGTAAGGCCAATTTTTATATGGGATCTGGGATGGTGCCGGTCCGTGGTGATGATTCACAAGTTGAAGTGGGAATTCATCTCTCGCTCCAAACTGGCCAGCCAAGTCTCACGGTAGCTGAAATGAATGCGACGTGGACTGTAGCGCGGGTGGCTGTAGCTATGCGAACGGATAATAATTTTTTGAAATATATCGAGCAGTGTGCTCCAGGCGTAATTGCTTTGTCTTTCGTGCCAGAGTTGGAACGGCCACCACACGTTTCGCATGGTAGCGAGCAGAACTATGAGAGATATACGCTAGCACCGGGTGTGGAGGCTTTGCTATTAGTCATCGAGGGGGGCATGGGTTACAGTGGCTTTTGCCGACAGATGAAGCGCTCTCTGGTGTCAGTGAAGTTTTTGGTAGTATTCAGAGCGAGTTTCACCAGGCTGGCTTCCTCTAAAGCGTGCGGCGCTGTGATATAATAAATAGTACGAAGTATAACCCGCAGACGGTGATGGATGTGTGGTGTGTTGATAGTAAACCAGCATGCGTACACCTGTTACTGTCTTTGCGAGAAAGAGAGGATCTATGGCAATTATTAATCCAAGTGGTAAGGAGATTTTTTCGGTTACGACGGAATTATGCGGGCGGCCGTTGACGCTGGAGGTCAACCGGGTCGGCTTCCGGACGACCGGTAGTGTGCTGGTGCGTTACGGCGATACGGTGGTTTTGGGCAGTGCTCAGGTGGGCAGCCGGCCGGTGCAGCTAGATTATTTCCCGCTGTCGATTGATTATGAAGAGCGGTTTTATGCGGCGGGTAAAATTTCTGGCTCGCGGTTTATTAAGCGCGAGGGTCGGCCGAGCGACGAGGCGGTGCTGATCGGCCGGTTGATCGACCGTCCGATTCGGCCGCTGTTTCCAAAGGGCTACCGCCAAGAAGTGCAAGTAGTGGCGACAGTCTTAAGCATGGATCCGGATTTCCGCCCGGACGTGGTGGCGATGATTGCAGCGTCGAGTGCCTTGATGCTGACCGGCACGCCGTTTGACGGGCCGGTGGCGGGCCTGCGGGTGGGTCGTGTGAACGGCGAGTTTAAGGCCTTTTTGACACCGGAAGAGCGCGAGCAGTCTGATCTTGACCTGGTAGTGGCTGGCATCGAGAGTGGCATCACCATGGTGGAGGCCGGCGCCAAGGAAGTATCAGAAGAGGTGATCGTCGACGCGATGGCGTGGGCGCACCAGATGATGCAGCCAGCGATTCAGGTGCAGCGAGAGTTGGCAGCCAAAGTGGCGCCAGCCGCACAAGAATATGAATTAGTTTTACCTGATGAAGCAATTCAGCAGACGGCTGATGCGTGGGTTGATGGCAAGCTGGGCGAGAAAATTCGCCGACCATATCCGGAGCGCAACGAAATGATTCGCGATATTCGTGCTGAATTTCATGAAGCGATGGCCGAAAAACTTGGCATAGGCGAAGAAGAATATAACGAAGTTCGCAATGATTATGACGAGGCGTTCACGCTGGCATTGCACAAAGACGTTCGCCGCGGTGTCGTTGAGGACAGTAAGCGCCCAGACGGCCGCGCTTTGACGGAAATTCGCCCGCTCAGCTCAGAAGTTGGTTTGCTGCCGCGAGCACACGGCTCGAGCCTGTTTACCCGCGGCGTGACTCAAGGTATGAATATCGTGACTTTAGCGCCGTTGAGTTACGCGCAGCTGGTTGATACTATGGAGGTCAACGACGGCGAACGGCGCTACATGCATCATTACAATGCGCCGGGCTATACGGTTGGCGAGGTTAAGCGGATGGGCAGCCCGGGCCGGCGCGAAATTGGCCACGGATATCTCGCGGAGCGAGCCTTGACGCCGGTGTTGCCGAGCGAAGAAGACTTCCCGTACGCCATTCGCAGCGTTACCGAAATTATGAGCCAGAACGGTTCGACGTCGATGGCAGCGACCTGTTCGAGCTGTCTGGCGTTGATGGATGCTGGCGTGCCTCTCTCGGCACCAGTTAGCGGTATCGCCATGGGTCTGATGATGGACGGTGATATACCGTACGTATTGAGCGATATTGCCGATGCCGAGGACTTTGCCGGTGACATGGACTTCAAGGTGACTGGTACAGCCAAGGGCATCACGGCGCTGCAGATGGATATGAAGGTGCATGGTTTGCCGGTGGCAGTGCTGCGCCAAGCGATTGAGCAGAGTAAGGCTGGCCGGGCATTTATCCTTGACCATATGCTAAGTATTTTGCCAGCGCCGCGCGAAGCACTCAGCCCATACGCGCCGCGGATTGAAAAGCTAAAAATTGACCCAGATAAAATCGGCGCGGTCATTGGCAAGGGCGGCGAGGTGATTAACAAGATCACCAGCGAGACTGGCGCCGAGGTTGATATTAAGGAAGACGGCTTGATCACCATCGCCAGCCCGAATGGCGAATCGATCGAGAAAGCTCTCAATTGGATCAAGAGCCTGGTTGAGGAGCCGGAAGTTGGCAAAATCTATGAGGGCAAGGTGGTCAGCATCAAAGATTTCGGAGCCTTCGTGAATATTCTGCCGGGAGTTGACGGGATGGTGCACATCTCGAAGCTGGCCGATCATCGCGTGGCTAAGGTGACTGATGTGGTCAAGGAAGGACAAACCGTTCGCGTGAAAATCACTGGCATCGATGAGCGCGGTAAGATTAACTTGACGATGATCGGGTTGTAACTTTTGCTTTTTAGCAAAGTACGCTACAATAGGAGAATATAAGACTAATTGAGGGGGATTATGGACGATAAGAATAATAAAAACGTACCACAACCGACAGCAACACCGCCAGCAGCAAATGAGCAGGCTGCTCCAGTAGTACCACAGCCAGTACCATCGGCTCCACAATCGCAGCAGCCGCTGCAGCAGGGTGTGCCAATGCAGCCCAAAAAGGGCTTGAGCAAGGGTGCGCTATGGGGTATCATCGGTGGCTCAATTGGTTTGATAGTCATTGTCGTTGGTATCGTGTTGGCAGTTATATTCCTTGGTGGGCCATCAAAGGCTGATTACCAAGAAGCTGCTAAGGCCATGAAAGAGTTTGACGGCAACAGCCTCAACTCGGCACTCAAGTCGTCGAATGCTGATAACGCAAAGAAGCTGATTGAAGAGGCGGTGGAGCGTGCTGATACAATGATGAAAAAACTTGATGCATCAAAGATTATGCGCGACGAGGAGACCAAAAAATCTTTCGGTGAATATAAGACTGCCTACGAAAAAGTACGCCCGAATTTGCTTGCCATTGCCAGTCTGATAGGAGATATGAAGGACTTTTCTAAGAAGTGCGCACCAAGCTTCTTCGGCTATGTCGGTAAGTCAGGAGACGAAGTAAAGAAGCTCTACGATGAAAAGATGAGCGACTGCTATAAGCTGCTCGATAACGTTGCCAAATCAGAACAGAAAGAAGCACAGGACTTTGGCAAGCAAATGAAAGAGTATTACAAGTTGCTGGGTGATTACTTCGTGGCACGCGCTAATAAAGACTACACTACTCGGGTACCGCGTCTACCGTCGGGTAGCTCAAATCCACTGGCCGGCTTTGCTAAAAAGATTCAAGAGTCAAACCTACAGAAACACGAGCGAGAATTCATCAACTTAGTGAAAGAAAAAGCTGAAAAGTAATTTTCGCCTCAGCATCAAGCAAAACACCTCGCATAGTGACGAGGTGTTTTGTATAATAGAAATATGGATGAGGCAGCGCAACTGGAGGTTTTGGCGGCAGAGATTATCACTCATGATGTTTGTCATGATCTAGCAGAGCAGGCGACACAGCTGGTGATGGGTGATGGCCGAGCTGACGCAGACATTGTATTTATCGGTGAAGCGCCAGGAAAAAACGAAGATCTTCAGGGCAAACCATTCGTTGGGGCAGCTGGTACATTTCTTGACGAGATGTTAGCCGCAGCCCAGTTACGTCGTCAAGATGTCTATATCACCAATATCGTTAAATATCGGCCGCCAAACAATCGTGACCCGCTGCCGGAGGAGAAGCGCGCTTTTTGGCCGTATTTGATGCGCCAATTGCAAATTATTCAACCAAAGGTAGTCATCACATTGGGTCGGCATAGCGGCATGGCATTTATTCCTGACTTGGCGATCTCGCGTGATCATGGCAATCCGCGCTGGGCACAGTTCAACGGTTTGAAGTTCTTGGTGATTCCGCTGTATCATCCGGCAGCGGCGCTGTATAACGGGGCGTTGCGGCAGACGTTAATTGACGATTTTGTGCGGGCGGCGCAATTGGCCGTCCAGGCGAGCGCCTGAGCTATTTTTGACAAGAGCTGGCGCCCCGTGCTATAATGAACGCAATTGTTAGGGGATAGATTTGTCGTACGTTGCCCCCATGTCTATCGCCTGTCATTCTAATTTTGCAAGGTATTTATTTTTATAAAAGGAGAACAATACGCATGGGCCAGAGACGACTTGCGACGCCGAAGGGCGATGATCAGTCAAAACGACCAGCTACAAAAAAAAGTAACACAGCGGTGATGAATAGCACTACTACTCGCAAGGGTGAGGTGTTTCGGGCGCAGCGGCGCACGAGTGAGAACGTTAATCTCAGGGCATCGCAGCACGTGATCGATATTCCGGTCAACAAATCAGTTTACAACGGCTATGGCGGCGAGCAATTTAGCGCCAAAATGCAGCCAAAACGCACTCGCGGCGGCAAACCGAAGTTGAGGATTATCCCAATCGGCGGTGTCGGCGAAATGGGTATTGGTAAAAACATGAACGCCATTGAGTATGACGATGAGATTATCATTGTGGACATGGGTTTCCTGTTTCCGGGCAGCGATTATCCAGGTATTAATTACATCACGCCAGATATCACCTGGCTGGAGGAAAATAAACATAAAATCAAGGCGCATGTGTTCACCCACGGGCACCTTGATCACATTGGTTCATTCCGGCACTTTATCCACCGGATTCCAGCACCGGTCTATGCATCGAAATTTACCATCGGCATGCTAGATAAGTCGCTGGCTGACGCGGATACTGATTTCCAGCCGGACTTTCGGGTGATGGACCCATTGAGCCACGAAGTTGTTCAGGTGTCGAAGCACTTTTCGGTAGAATTGGTGCGGGTGAATCACTCGATTCCAGATTCAACGGCGGTGGTGATTCGGACGCCGCTGGGCGTGGTGATTGACTCTGGTGACTGGCGATTTGAGGAAAGTCCGGTTGATGGTCAGAAGTTCGACCTCAAACGGATGACTGAAGTGGCGTCCAAAGAAGGCGTGTTGATGTTCATGAACGAATCGACCAACTGTGAATCGGCCGGTACGCACACTCACACTGAGTTTGATATTCAATATTCCATCGGCCAGGTGATGGATAAATTCAGTAATAGCCGAGTGATTTTAAGTTGTTTCTCTTCGCAGGTGCACCGTTTGCAATTAATTTTGGAAGAAGCGCATAAGCATGGGCGTAAGGTGGCGTTTGCCGGATTTTCGATGATTCAGAACTTGGAAGTGGCGCTGCGCTCAGGAACCATTAAGATCCCGAAAAATACCGTCATGAAGATGGAAGATATCATCAAGCTGCCGGATAGCCAGATTACCGTGGTTTGTACTGGCTCGCAGGGTGAGTTTAATGCCGTGCTAAGCCGTATGGCGACTGGCGCGCATAAATACATGAAGATCAAAGGCTCTGACGTGGTGGTGTTTAGCTCTAATCCGATTCCGGGCAATGAGAAAAACGTGGTGCGAACAGTCGATGGCTTAATGCGCGAGGGCTCTGATGTGATTCAGAATGGCAAGACGCACTTGACGGGGATTGGGCCGCTGCACTTGTCGGGTCATGGTTACTACGACGATCACATTAAGCTGATTAATGCCTTGAACCCAACATACTATATGCCAATTCACGGTGAATTCCACATGCTGGTGCACAATGCGCGGCTGGCAGAGAAAGAGTGTGGTATTCCGAGGAAGAATATCTTTGTGTGTGACGCTGGTGACATTATTGAAATTGATATTGAACGCCAAGCCAAGAAAGCCGGTCGAATTCAAGTTGGCGGCGTGATGTATGATGATACGGGTGCTATTGTATCCGAGGTGGTACTGAAAGACCGCATTCATATGTCTCAAGAGGGAATGTTCGTGGTGGTATTGACGGTGCAACGCGGCACCGGTCGGTTACTGACCAGCCCAGACATTATTTCCCGCGGTTTCATCTATCTGCGTGATTCCGAGGAATTGATGAATATGATTCGTCAGTATTTGAAACAGAAGGCAGCGCGCAGTTTTGCTGGTAAGTACGACCTTGACGTGGTGAAAAAGGAAATCAAGGACGAAGTTACGCATATTTTGTATGACCAGACGCGTCGGACACCGATTGTTATCCCGGTGATTAACGAAGTGGGTGGCTTGAAGACAGTAAAATCAGCCGCTACCTCGAGTACTTCTACCGCAAAAGCACCGGCACGCAGTAAAAAGGTTGTGACTAACTCGGCGGCGGAGCCAAAAATGACTCTGCCAACTATGCCGCGCCGCCGCTTCCCGCGCCGCCAGGTGCCAGACACCGAGGCAAATGACACCAAGGCGCGAGAGGTCGGCCGAGTGCGCGCATACTAGCCAACACTTGCTATTTGTTGTAAAATATGCTACAATGTGAACGTCGGTAAAGTGATATAATAAAAACAGGTATGCCAAAAAAACGAAAATCTACCCGCAAGAAATCAGTTTCCACCGCTCCAAAACATGATGTGCCGAGCGGCTTTTGGGCGCAAGTCGGCGCGGTACTGCTCGTCGTGTTGTCGCTTCTTCTGGTGGTGGCGTGGTTTGGTGTTGGTGGTCCGGTGCTGGAGTGGCTACATAAGGCGACCCTGAGCATGCTTGGTTACGCGATGTATGGACTGCCAGTTTTGCTGATATATATTGCTGTGGAGATTTTCCGCGCGGAGAATAATCGGTTGCCGCTGGCGATGAAATTAGCAGCCATCCTCGAGGTGGTGTGGTTGTCTGGTTTGTTTGGATTATTAAAGACACCAACCCGCCCAAATGCTGGTGGATTTATCGGTGATACGGCCAATCGGGCGATGAGTGCCATGGTTGACCCGGGCATCGCTGCGTTGATATATGTAGTGCTCATCGTCATCACCGCGCTATTTATCACCCAGACGTCGCCGTTCACAGTGATCAAGAAAGTAGCCGAGGCGTTCAAGCGTGACCACTCTGAGGAGGATAACAATGCGGCGGTGATGAAGAAGGCGGCTCGTGAAGATGCGGCCAGCGCCAAATCATCGAGCGACATCAAGTTGAATGCCGGCGTCCCAACCGTCGATCCGGTTACGCCAAAGGATAAAAAGGCATCGCCGTTGAGCAGTCTGCGTGGTAGTGTAGCGCGGGATAAGGCAGCTGAGGAGCAGGCAGCACTGGTGGCGGCACACGACCCGAATTGGCAGGCACCGAGCCTTGATCTATTGGAGAAGAAGCAAAGTCCAGCTGATGCTGGTGATATTCGGCAGAATGCGCAGATTATTCATGATACCTTGGCAGAATTTAACATTGATGTGGAGATGGAAGACGCAAATATTGGACCAAAGGTGACGCAGTATACCTTGCGGCCGCCGAGTGGTGTGAAGTTGACACGCATCACGGCACTGGAGACGAATATTGCTTTGAATCTGGCGGCGCAGAGCTTGCGGATTGAAGCGCCAATTCCTGGGCAAAAAGCCGTTGGTATTGAGGTGCCAAATCGCCGAGCGGCTGATGTGCGGCTGTATGGCGTGTTGGATTCTAAGCAGTGGAAGCATGCTCGCGAGCCGCTGAGCTTTGCGATTGGTAAGGACATCTCTGGTGAAGCAGTGGTCGGTGAGCTCAACAAAATGCCACATATGTTGATCGCTGGACAGACTGGTTCTGGTAAGTCGGTGATGATTAATACCCTACTGACCAGTTTGCTATATCGCAACAGCCCGAGCGATATGAAATTGATTTTAGTTGACCCAAAGCAGGTGGAAATGGCGCCGTACGAAGATATCCCGCATCTGTTAACCCCAGTGATTACCGAGCCAGAAAAGACCATTTCGGCCTTGAAATGGGCGGTCAATGAGATGGAGCGGCGCTATAAATTACTGGCGGCGGAGAAGATCCGCGATATTAAAGGGTATAATCAACGGCTAGCCACGCGAGCTAAAAAAATCCCGGTAGCGGACGCCGATGGCAATATTCAACAGCACGAAGACGGGGCGATGCCGTACATCGTTATTGTAATTGATGAGCTAGCCGATTTGATGATGGTGGCAGCACGCGACGTCGAGGCGCTGATTGTTCGCTTGGCGCAGAAAGCCCGAGCGGTGGGTATTCACTTGGTCCTGGCAACGCAGCGGCCAAGTGTTGACGTAATTACCGGATTGATCAAGGCGAACGTGCCAGCGCGTATCGGCTTTACCGTGGCGTCGCAGGTTGACTCGCGGACCATTCTTGACCAAATTGGTGCCGAGAAACTGCTTGGCCAGGGTGATATGCTGCTGTATACGCCGAGCATGAGTAAGCCAAAACGTATCCAGGGCGCGTGGGTGACCGATGACGAGGTCAATAAAATTACTGACCATTTGCGGATGCAGTCAGCACCGCAGTATAATGATGAGGTGGTGGCGCAGCCAGTACAACTAAATGGCAAGGGCGGCCTGGCAGTTGACTTTAGCGGCGGCGGTGAAGACGAAGCATTTATGGACGCGGTGCGAGTGGTGATTGAGGGCGGCAAGGCCTCTACCAGCTATTTGCAGCGGCGGCTACGGATTGGCTACGGCAAGGCAGCGCGACTGATTGAAGAGATGGAAGAGCGTGGCATCGTCGGCCCAGCGAACGGCTCAAAAGCTCGTGATGTTTTGGTCTCAAGCATAGACGAGCTGGGTAATAGCTAGCTTGACATAATTATTTTTATAGGTTATAATACGCTAAGTGAGAAATTGATTTGTATGTGGAAGGATGGCTACGTGGCGCGCATAAGTTGTAGAAATAATGGAGAATTATCCCCTAATAGTAGAGGCGACAGATTAAGGAAGCCTCTTGTGCTGGGGGTTGCTGCGGTCACGTTAGCCGTATCGGGTATACTTGGGTATAGTCTTGGCCGGTCACACAATGTTCCGCCCGCACCATCAGTAGAAAATACCGATGGTGGAACATTCAAAGAGTCCAATGATAGTTCGAGAGCGGAAGAAATTACATTTACGCTACCAGACACCGAAGGCCGTCAAGAGGCAGAGGTCTTTTTAAAGAATCCTGATATGCTTCGACAGGCAC is drawn from Candidatus Saccharibacteria bacterium oral taxon 488 and contains these coding sequences:
- the pnp gene encoding polyribonucleotide nucleotidyltransferase: MAIINPSGKEIFSVTTELCGRPLTLEVNRVGFRTTGSVLVRYGDTVVLGSAQVGSRPVQLDYFPLSIDYEERFYAAGKISGSRFIKREGRPSDEAVLIGRLIDRPIRPLFPKGYRQEVQVVATVLSMDPDFRPDVVAMIAASSALMLTGTPFDGPVAGLRVGRVNGEFKAFLTPEEREQSDLDLVVAGIESGITMVEAGAKEVSEEVIVDAMAWAHQMMQPAIQVQRELAAKVAPAAQEYELVLPDEAIQQTADAWVDGKLGEKIRRPYPERNEMIRDIRAEFHEAMAEKLGIGEEEYNEVRNDYDEAFTLALHKDVRRGVVEDSKRPDGRALTEIRPLSSEVGLLPRAHGSSLFTRGVTQGMNIVTLAPLSYAQLVDTMEVNDGERRYMHHYNAPGYTVGEVKRMGSPGRREIGHGYLAERALTPVLPSEEDFPYAIRSVTEIMSQNGSTSMAATCSSCLALMDAGVPLSAPVSGIAMGLMMDGDIPYVLSDIADAEDFAGDMDFKVTGTAKGITALQMDMKVHGLPVAVLRQAIEQSKAGRAFILDHMLSILPAPREALSPYAPRIEKLKIDPDKIGAVIGKGGEVINKITSETGAEVDIKEDGLITIASPNGESIEKALNWIKSLVEEPEVGKIYEGKVVSIKDFGAFVNILPGVDGMVHISKLADHRVAKVTDVVKEGQTVRVKITGIDERGKINLTMIGL
- a CDS encoding uracil-DNA glycosylase, with translation MDEAAQLEVLAAEIITHDVCHDLAEQATQLVMGDGRADADIVFIGEAPGKNEDLQGKPFVGAAGTFLDEMLAAAQLRRQDVYITNIVKYRPPNNRDPLPEEKRAFWPYLMRQLQIIQPKVVITLGRHSGMAFIPDLAISRDHGNPRWAQFNGLKFLVIPLYHPAAALYNGALRQTLIDDFVRAAQLAVQASA
- a CDS encoding ribonuclease J, with amino-acid sequence MGQRRLATPKGDDQSKRPATKKSNTAVMNSTTTRKGEVFRAQRRTSENVNLRASQHVIDIPVNKSVYNGYGGEQFSAKMQPKRTRGGKPKLRIIPIGGVGEMGIGKNMNAIEYDDEIIIVDMGFLFPGSDYPGINYITPDITWLEENKHKIKAHVFTHGHLDHIGSFRHFIHRIPAPVYASKFTIGMLDKSLADADTDFQPDFRVMDPLSHEVVQVSKHFSVELVRVNHSIPDSTAVVIRTPLGVVIDSGDWRFEESPVDGQKFDLKRMTEVASKEGVLMFMNESTNCESAGTHTHTEFDIQYSIGQVMDKFSNSRVILSCFSSQVHRLQLILEEAHKHGRKVAFAGFSMIQNLEVALRSGTIKIPKNTVMKMEDIIKLPDSQITVVCTGSQGEFNAVLSRMATGAHKYMKIKGSDVVVFSSNPIPGNEKNVVRTVDGLMREGSDVIQNGKTHLTGIGPLHLSGHGYYDDHIKLINALNPTYYMPIHGEFHMLVHNARLAEKECGIPRKNIFVCDAGDIIEIDIERQAKKAGRIQVGGVMYDDTGAIVSEVVLKDRIHMSQEGMFVVVLTVQRGTGRLLTSPDIISRGFIYLRDSEELMNMIRQYLKQKAARSFAGKYDLDVVKKEIKDEVTHILYDQTRRTPIVIPVINEVGGLKTVKSAATSSTSTAKAPARSKKVVTNSAAEPKMTLPTMPRRRFPRRQVPDTEANDTKAREVGRVRAY